The proteins below come from a single Plasmodium sp. gorilla clade G2 genome assembly, chromosome: 13 genomic window:
- a CDS encoding 40S ribosomal protein S15: protein MGRMYGKGKGISSSTLPYKRKQPSWLKQKPSEIEDAIIKLAKKGQTPSQIGATLRDNYGIPQVKSVTGNKILRILRAQGIATTIPEDLYFLIKKAVSMRKHLEKNKKDKDCKFRLILTESKIHRISRYYKRKKLLPSNWKYQSSTASALIA, encoded by the coding sequence aTGGGACGTATGTACGGTAAAGGTAAAGGTATATCCAGTTCTACCCTTCCATATAAAAGGAAACAACCAAGTTGGTTAAAACAGAAACCTTCAGAAATTGAGGATGCTATAATTAAATTAGCTAAAAAAGGTCAGACCCCATCACAAATAGGTGCTACCTTAAGAGATAATTATGGTATTCCACAGGTAAAATCTGTTACaggaaataaaattttaagaaTCCTAAGAGCTCAAGGTATTGCTACTACTATTCCAGAAGatttatactttttaattaaaaaagcTGTTTCTATGAGAAAACATCTTGAAAAGAACAAGAAAGATAAAGATTGCAAATTCAGACTTATTTTAACTGAATCAAAAATTCATAGAATATCAcgatattataaaagaaaaaaattattaccaTCTAACTGGAAATACCAATCAAGTACTGCTAGTGCTCTTATAGCTTAA